One segment of Rosa chinensis cultivar Old Blush chromosome 6, RchiOBHm-V2, whole genome shotgun sequence DNA contains the following:
- the LOC112170832 gene encoding receptor-like protein 33 — MEERAGGLAMFAEPCFEWCDLDLTWSMPARRHTAVVGSSDCGSKTVLGVSGGSIGRDGLHSPLRSDDDFGVYMNCNRHFAATWSNHVTVGCQGGYYRDTPKDVTAAVEVAVLTNGSVLGLDISSESISGGIDNSSSLFHLQHLQSLNLADNELGNGLSIPSAVGAAHEFEGTFPKEVFQLSSLQSIDLSHNEGLHGSLPEFPNNGSLQNLDLSVTSFSGSLPDSIGNLKMLSTIYIHDNNFTGSIPISMTNLTHLRFLEMYVNNFEGSIPSFSGAKNLEGIDLSSNGLTGNINCTYWGNLTKLSYIALGDNMLNGNIPSSLLSLPLLRNLDLSWNQFFGQFPETSNLSSYFIKDLDLSINNLEGPIPMSIFNLQGLRTLDLSSNNFSGSFSLDSLQHLRNLYFLDLSHNSLFLSHGATNYSYSSFPQFQDLRLASGKLRTFPDFLRNQFKLEVLYLSDNQIQGKIPNWIWRFNNLFDLNLSCNSLETLEGPTINLTSMAFLDLHSNQLHGKIPISSSPNMYYLDYSRNNFSSTIPTSIADLLPNTRFFSISSNNLQGIIPGSICNSHNLEVLDLSNNSLSGTVPHCLTTLSTLSVLNLRRNNLTNVDRLSHNCSLRTLDISENHIQGQLPKSLVNCPQLEVLNLGKNQITGPFPCFLKNTSTLRVLVLRSNKLYGGIGCPKIKGTWPMLQIIDLAHNNFSGNVPGRDLTTWQGMMTNEDVASSELNHLQFQDNGTGGIYYQDTITVTNKGIEMELVKILTVFTSIDFSCNKFTGSIPEEIGELKSLLVLNLSNNAFTGAIPPSMSNLSELESLDLSQNTLSGQIPPQLTKLTFLSFLNLSYNQMVGRIPSSNQFSTFPKSSFEGNKDLFGPPLTEDNTTRFSPPASIKSHRDEIDWNLITVEVGFTCGFGIAIGSLLFCKKWRKWYYRAMYNILLKIFPQLEERFGDHRRHVCLSQRYWRR; from the exons ATGGAGGAACGCGCAGGTGGTTTGGCCATGTTCGCGGAGCCGTGTTTTGAATGGTGTGATTTGGATTTGACTTGGTCAATGCCGGCTCGGAGACATACTGCGGTGGTGGGCAGTAGCGATTGTGGCTCGAAGACGGTGCTAGGTGTTTCTGGTGGTTCGATCGGGCGAGATGGTTTGCACTCTCCTTTGCGCAGTGACGATGACTTTGGTGTCTATATGAACTGCAATCGACACTTTGCAGCGACTTGGTCAAATCATGTCACAGTTGGATGCCAAGGAGGCTATTACAGGGACACGCCGAAGGATGTTACAGCGGCGGTGGAGGTGGCAGTGCT CACCAATGGCAGTGTTCTGGGTCTTGACATCAGCAGCGAATCAATCTCAGGTGGGATTGACAATTCCAGCAGTCTCTTCCATCTTCAGCATCTACAAAGCCTCAATTTGGCGGACAACGAACTTGGCAACGGCTTATCAATTCCATCTGCAGTCGGGGCAGCTCATGAATTTGAG GGAACATTTCCTAAAGAGGTCTTTCAGCTATCTTCTCTTCAAAGTATTGATCTTTCGCATAATGAAGGACTTCATGGTTCCTTGCCAGAATTTCCAAACAATGGATCTCTTCAGAACTTGGATTTAAGTGTGACAAGTTTTTCAGGATCATTACCAGACTCTATTGGCAACCTCAAAATGTTGTCAACCATATACATCCATGACAACAATTTTACTGGATCAATCCCCATTTCAATGACAAACCTTACGCATTTGCGTTTTTTGGAGATGTATGTAAACAACTTTGAAGGTTCAATTCCGTCATTCAGTGGGGCCAAGAATCTAGAAGGAATAGATCTCTCTTCAAATGGTCTAACAGGTAATATTAATTGCACCTACTGGGGAAACCTTACTAAACTCAGCTATATTGCCTTGGGAGACAATATGCTCAATGGGAATATTCCATCGTCTTTGCTTTCTCTTCCGTTGCTGAGAAATCTAGATCTTTCCTGGAACCAGTTCTTTGGTCAATTTCCTGAAACTTCTAATCTTTCATCCTACTTCATCAAAGATCTTGATTTGAGTATAAACAATCTGGAAGGGCCAATACCTATGTCTATCTTTAATTTACAAGGTCTTAGAACTCTTGATCTTTCTTCAAACAATTTCAGTGGCTCATTTTCTCTGGATAGTCTTCAACATCTGAGAAATCTTTATTTTCTTGATCTTTCACACAATAGCTTGTTTCTTAGCCATGGTGCTACCAATTACTCATATTCTTCCTTTCCTCAATTTCAAGACTTGAGGTTGGCTTCGGGAAAGTTGAGAACATTCCCTGATTTCTTGAGAAATCAATTCAAATTAGAGGTTTTGTATCTTTCAGATAACCAGATACAGGGCAAGATACCCAATTGGATTTGGAGGTTCAATAATCTGTTTGACCTAAACCTTTCATGCAACTCTCTAGAAACTCTAGAAGGTCCTACAATCAATCTCACTTCTATGGCATTCCTTGACCTTCATTCTAACCAGCTTCATGGGAAAATCCCAATTTCATCATCACCTAACATGTATTATCTAGATTACTCTAGGAATAACTTCAGCTCTACCATACCGACTTCCATTGCTGATCTGCTGCCTAACACTCGATTCTTCTCTATTTCAAGCAACAACCTTCAGGGGATCATTCCAGGATCAATATGCAATTCACATAACCTTGAGGTTCTTGATCTGTCCAATAATTCCTTGAGTGGCACGGTTCCTCACTGCTTGACTACATTGAGCACTCTTTCAGTACTTAATTTAAGAAGAAACAATCTTACAAATGTAGACAGGTTGTCTCACAATTGCAGTTTGCGAACTCTAGACATCAGTGAAAATCATATACAAGGTCAGCTTCCAAAATCACTCGTAAACTGCCCTCAATTAGAGGTTTTGAACCTTGGAAAGAATCAAATAACAGGTCCATTTCCATGCTTTTTGAAGAACACATCTACCCTGCGTGTCCTTGTCTTGCGATCCAACAAACTCTATGGAGGCATTGGATGTCCCAAGATTAAAGGCACTTGGCCGATGCTTCAAATTATAGACCTAGCTCACAACAATTTTAGTGGAAATGTACCAGGGAGAGATTTGACAACTTGGCAGGGAATGATGACTAATGAAGATGTTGCCTCATCAGAGCTCAATCACCTTCAATTTCAGGACAATGGAACTGGTGGCATTTATTATCAGGATACAATTACAGTTACCAACAAAGGTATAGAGATGGAGCTGGTAAAGATTTTAACAGTCTTCACCTCGATTGACTTCTCATGCAACAAGTTTACCGGATCAATACCTGAGGAAATTGGAGAACTCAAATCACTACTAGTCCTCAACTTGTCAAATAATGCTTTCACAGGTGCAATTCCACCATCAATGAGTAACTTGAGTGAGCTAGAGTCTTTAGACCTCTCACAAAACACCCTGAGCGGTCAAATTCCACCACAGCTTACAAAACTCACTTTCCTTTCATTCTTGAATCTCTCATACAATCAAATGGTCGGCAGGATTCCAAGCAGCAATCAATTTTCAACATTTCCAAAATCTTCCTTTGAAGGTAACAAAGATTTATTCGGACCTCCTTTGACTGAAGATAACACAACACGGTTTTCACCACCAGCATCGATAAAAAGCCATAGAGATGAGATTGATTGGAATCTGATTACAGTTGAGGTTGGATTCACATGTGGGTTCGGAATTGCCATTGGCTCACTTTTGTTTTGCAAGAAATGGAGGAAATGGTATTACAGAGCTATGTATAATATCCTTCTAAAGATATTTCCACAGCTGGAAGAAAGATTTGGTGATCACAGAAGACATGTTTGCTTAAGTCAAAGGTACTGGAGGCGATGA